The following proteins come from a genomic window of Sorghum bicolor cultivar BTx623 chromosome 3, Sorghum_bicolor_NCBIv3, whole genome shotgun sequence:
- the LOC8074097 gene encoding NAD(P)H-quinone oxidoreductase subunit O, chloroplastic produces the protein MEALATTPRPLFARASPAALLLVATAAAARRRSAAHICRASAAAGEETPPAAPKAAEAAAAPKKILKKKPVYSMKKGQIVRVDKEKYLNSINYLSVGHPPFYKGLDYIYEDRGEVLDIRNFETGEYALIAWVGIPTPPAWLPTYMLIKSDKLDYERI, from the exons ATGGAAGCCCTCGCCACGACGCCCCGACCGCTCTTCGCGCGCGCGTCCCCGGCGGCATTATTGTTGGTCGCGACGGCTGCGGCGGCCCGGCGCCGCTCTGCCGCTCACATCTGCAGGGCCTCCGCGGCGGCCGGGGAGGAGACGCCGCCGGCCGCTCCCAAGGCGGcagaggccgcggcggcgcccaaGAAGATCCTCAAGAAGAAGCCGGTCTACTCGA TGAAGAAAGGGCAGATTGTGCGGGTCGACAAAGAGAAATACCTCAACAGCATCAAT TATCTGTCAGTGGGACACCCGCCCTTCTACAAGGGGCTGGACTACATATACGAAGACCGCGGCGAG gtCTTGGACATCAGGAACTTTGAAACCGGAGAATACGCCCTG ATCGCTTGGGTAGGGATTCCGACGCCACCGGCATGGCTACCAACATACATGCTCATCAAG TCGGACAAGCTCGACTACGAGAGGATATGA
- the LOC8077390 gene encoding phosphatidylserine decarboxylase proenzyme 2 produces the protein MGHAASRPNGGAGDGDGEVVLPSRFARFRRRLRHRLHRRRGNGDDSASAKALAAEDFAGIARIRIVKADMQFKDKFFACLSLGERTYRTETSDNTHRPVWDSEKKVIVETNGPHIARISVFETNRFSKNTLVGYCEVDLFEMLTKDLEEHSEDLPLLDPSSPNTNVGSISISCHIEDPVETEQSFARRVLAIVDYDEDGTLSLSEFSDLMKAFGNKLAVAKIEELFRQADTNSDGIVDIDELAALLADQQEKEPLITNCPVCGEDLGKYDNINDMIHMTLCFDEGTGNQIMTGGFLTDKQASYGWMFKLSEWAHYSTYDVGLRSGSTASHILVFDRRTKRIVEEVIDGKIVLSMRALYQSKVGLTLINTGVKDLLKNLSEKQGKKMNSTESAKDIPKFLELFKGQINMDEVKDPIESFKTFNEFFIRGLKPGARPIAHGDQDSVATCAADSRLMAFSSIDESTRLWIKGRKFSIEGLLGTSVHSDALNKGSLVIFRLAPQDYHRFHVPVSGTVEKFVEIPGCLYTVNPIAVNSKYCNVFTENKRVVSIISTSEFGKVAFVAIGATMVGSITFLKKEGDYIHKGDEFGYFSFGGSTVICVFEKDAIQFDADLVANSERSLETLVSVGMTLGVSTRNKGLQVPDLQKFSLE, from the exons ATGGGCCACGCGGCGTCGCGGCCCAAtggcggcgccggcgacggcgacggcgaggtggTGCTGCCCTCGCGCTTCGCGCgcttccgccgccgcctccgccaccgcctccaccgccgccgcggcaACGGCGACGATTCGGCCTCCGCCAAGGCCCTCGCCGCCGAAGACTTCGCCGGAATCGCGCGCATCCGGATAGTCAAG GCCGATATGCAGTTCAAGGACAAGTTCTTCGCGTGCCTCTCGCTCGGCGAGCGCACGTACCGCACCGAGACGTCCGACAA CACGCACAGGCCTGTGTGGGACTCG GAAAAGAAGGTCATAGTAGAGACAAATGGTCCTCATATTGCACGTATCTCTGTTTTTGAG ACGAACCGATTTTCAAAGAATACTTTGGTTGGTTACTGCGAAGTTGATCTCTTCGAAATGCTTACTAAG GACTTGGAGGAACACTCTGAGGACCTTCCTCTGTTGGACCCATCGTCACCCAATACTAACGTGGGCAGCATATCCatctcctgtcacatcgaa GACCCTGTTGAAACAGAACAAAGCTTTGCCCGCCGTGTCTTAGCTATAGTG GACTACGATGAAGATGGAACACTTTCCTTATCTGAGTTCTCAGACTTGATGAAAGCTTTTGGTAATAAATTAGCAGTTGCAAAG ATTGAAGAGCTTTTCCGTCAAGCAGATACAAATAGTGATGGCATAGTTGACATAGATGAACTGGCAGCCCTACTGGCTGATCAACAAGAAAA AGAACCACTTATAACTAACTGCCCTGTCTGTGGTGAAGATCTTGGGAAATATGATAACATAAATGATATGATACATATGACACTTTGCTTTGATGAGGGAACTGGTAATCAGATTATGACTGGTGGATTTCTAACAGATAAGCAGGCTTCTTATGG GTGGATGTTCAAGCTCAGTGAATGGGCACATTACTCCACATATGATGTTGGTTTGCGCTCCGGCTCTACAGCTTCACATATTCTG GTTTTTGACCGGCGAACAAAGAGGATAGTCGAAGAAGTTATTGATGGAAAAATTGTATTGTCCATGAGAGCTTTATACCAATCAAAAGTAGGCCTCACTCTTATAAATACAG GTGTTAAAGACCTCTTGAAGAATCTATCTGAGAAGCAAGGAAAAAAGATGAACTCAACGGAATCTGCAAAAGATATTCCCAAGTTCCTTGAGTTATTTAAG GGTCAAATTAATATGGATGAGGTCAAGGACCCTATTGAAAGTTTTAAG acTTTTAATGAATTTTTCATAAGAGGACTGAAGCCTGGTGCCAGACCAATTGCACACGGTGACCAAGACAGTGTTGCTACTTGTGCTGCTGATAGCCGTTTAATGGCTTTCAGTTCCATTGATGAGAGCACAAGGCTTTGGATCAAG GGTCGCAAATTTTCAATTGAGGGTCTCCTAGGGACCAGTGTGCACTCAGATGCTTTAAACAAGGGATCATTGGTCATTTTCCGGCTCGCACCTCAG GATTACCATAGGTTTCATGTGCCAGTCTCAGGAACTGTGGAGAAATTTGTGGAAATTCCTGGGTGCCTGTACACG GTCAATCCCATTGCTGTGAATAGCAAGTATTGCAATGTATTCACTGAGAATAAAAGAGTTGTCTCAATAATATCAACTTCCGAGTTTGGAAAG GTAGCATTTGTTGCGATTGGAGCAACCATGGTAGGAAGCATCACGTTCTTGAAAAAAGAGGGTGACTACATCCACAAAGGAGATGAG TTTGGGTATTTCTCCTTTGGAGGGAGCACAGTGATATGCGTCTTCGAGAAG GATGCGATCCAATTTGATGCTGATCTCGTGGCGAACAGCGAAAGGTCACTGGAAACCCTTGTTTCTGTTGGTATGACTCTGGGCGTCTCGACAAGGAACAAGGGGCTGCAAGTCCCGGATCTGCAGAAATTCTCACTTGAATGA
- the LOC8077389 gene encoding pentatricopeptide repeat-containing protein At3g13880, which yields MEAFYLDLLRSCTALPHVAAVHAHIARAHPTASLFLRNSLLAAYCRLGVGAPLHAARLIDEMPRRNAVSYNLLISSYSRAGLPGRALETFARARAAAGLRVDRFTYAAALAACSRALDLRTGKAVHAMTVLDGLGNGVFLSNSLASMYASCGEMGEARRVFDAAEEHDDVSWNSLLSGYVRAGAREETLKVFSLMCHHGLGWNSFALGSIIKCCASGSDVGRHIAEAVHGCVVKAGLDADLFLASAMIDMYAKRGALTNAVALFKSVPDPNVIVFNAMIAGFCRDEAAVGKEVSREALSLYSEMQSRGMQPSEFTFSSILRACNLAGEFGFGKQIHGQVLKHSFHDDDYIGSALIDLYSDSGCMEDGYRCFRSLPKQDIVTWTSMISGCVQNELFEKALRLFQESICYGLKPDLFTMSSVMNACASLAVARTGEQIQCLAIKYGFNRFTAMGNSFIHMCARSGDVDAVTRRFQEMESRDVVSWSAVISSHAQHGCARDALRIFNEMMNAKVAPNEVTFLNVLTACSHGGLVDDGLRYYEIMKNEYGLSPTIKHVTCVVDLLGRAGRLADAEAFIRDSAFHDDAVVWRSLLASCRIHGDMERGQLVADQIMDLEPTSSASYVILYNMYLDAGELSLASKTRDLMKERGVKKEPGLSWIELRSGVHSFVAGDKSHPESNAIYKKLAEMLSKIEKLANTDNASTGSDGISSSEQNLVGCHSEKIAVAFGMIHLPQSAPIRVMKNLRVCRDCHSTMKLISGSENREIILRDGIRFHHFRGGSCSCGDYW from the exons ATGGAGGCCTTCTACCTCGACCTGCTCCGCTCCTGCACGGCGCTGCCGCACGTTGCGGCCGTGCACGCCCACATTGCGCGCGCCCACCCGACCGCCTCCCTCTTCCTCCGTAACTCCCTCCTCGCCGCCTACTGCCGCCTTGGGGTCGGGGCGCCTCTCCACGCCGCCCGTCTGATCGACGAAATGCCCCGCCGCAACGCCGTCTCCTACAACCTCCTCATCTCCTCCTACTCCCGCGCGGGCCTCCCGGGCCGCGCCCTGGAGACGTTCGCGCGCGCGCGGGCCGCCGCGGGGTTAAGGGTCGACCGGTTCACGTACGCCGCCGCGCTCGCCGCGTGCTCGCGGGCGCTCGACTTGAGGACCGGGAAGGCCGTGCACGCGATGACAGTCCTGGACGGTCTCGGGAACGGGGTGTTCCTGTCCAACTCACTCGCCAGCATGTACGCCAGTTGCGGCGAGATGGGTGAGGCCAGGCGCGTGTTTGATGCCGCCGAGGAGCACGACGACGTATCGTGGAATTCGCTGCTCTCCGGGTACGTCCGTGCCGGCGCACGTGAGGAGACGCTGAAGGTGTTCTCTCTGATGTGCCACCATGGCCTTGGGTGGAACTCTTTCGCGCTTGGGAGCATCATCAAGTGCTGTGCTTCTGGCAGTGATGTCGGACGGCACATTGCAGAGGCAGTTCATGGATGCGTGGTGAAGGCTGGACTGGACGCCGACCTGTTTCTTGCGAGCGCAATGATCGACATGTATGCTAAGAGAGGCGCCTTGACCAATGCTGTTGCGCTTTTCAAGTCGGTGCCAGACCCAAATGTGATTGTTTTCAATGCGATGATTGCAGGATTCTGTCGTGATGAAGCTGCCGTTGGTAAGGAAGTCAGTAGAGAAGCTTTGAGTCTGTATTCAGAGATGCAGAGTCGAGGGATGCAGCCTTCTGAATTCACATTCTCAAGTATTCTTCGTGCGTGTAACCTGGCTGGTGAATTTGGGTTTGGGAAACAGATACATGGTCAAGTACTCAAACACAGTTTCCACGACGATGACTATATTGGGAGTGCACTCATTGACTTGTACTCTGACTCTGGTTGCATGGAAGATGGATACAGGTGTTTCAGATCTCTGCCTAAGCAAGACATTGTCACCTGGACGTCAATGATTTCAGGGTGTGTTCAGAATGAGCTTTTTGAGAAGGCACTGAGATTGTTCCAAGAATCGATATGTTATGGCCTGAAACCTGATCTTTTCACAATGTCGAGTGTGATGAATGCATGTGCCAGTTTAGCTGTTGCAAGGACCGGTGAGCAGATCCAGTGTCTTGCCATAAAATATGGTTTTAACCGGTTCACTGCCATGGGGAATTCCTTCATACATATGTGTGCTAGGTCAGGGGATGTTGATGCTGTGACTCGGAGATTTCAGGAAATGGAATCACGTGATGTTGTCTCCTGGTCTGCAGTGATATCAAGCCATGCACAGCATGGTTGTGCAAGGGATGCTTTACGCATTTTCAATGAAATGATGAATGCAAAGGTGGCGCCTAATGAGGTTACTTTTCTCAATGTCCTTACTGCATGTAGTCATGGAGGATTGGTTGATGATGGACTCAG GtattatgaaattatgaaaaatGAGTATGGATTGAGCCCAACCATAAAGCATGTTACTTGTGTTGTTGATCTTCTTGGACGAGCTGGGAGGCTAGCTGATGCTGAGGCTTTTATAAGGGATTCAGCCTTCCATGATGACGCTGTGGTTTGGCGGTCTTTGCTGGCCTCATGTCGTATCCATGGAGACATGGAGAGAGGCCAACTTGTGGCAGATCAGATAATGGATCTGGAACCCACTTCCTCAGCATCATATGTAATTCTTTACAACATGTATTTAGATGCTGGTGAGCTATCCTTAGCTTCAAAAACTCGAGACCTGATGAAAGAGCGAGGCGTGAAGAAAGAGCCTGGTCTTAGTTGGATTGAGCTAAGGTCTGGAGTTCACTCTTTTGTTGCCGGTGACAAGTCCCATCCAGAGAGCAATGCAATATACAAGAAACTGGCAGAGATGCTTTCCAAGATAGAAAAGTTGGCGAACACTGATAATGCTAGCACAGGGTCAGATGGCATCTCTAGCAGCGAGCAGAATTTGGTGGGTTGCCACAGTGAAAAAATAGCTGTGGCATTTGGAATGATCCATTTGCCACAATCTGCTCCGATCCGAGTAATGAAAAACCTGAGAGTTTGCCGCGACTGCCACTCGACCATGAAACTGATATCCGGGAGTGAGAACAGAGAAATAATCTTGAGAGATGGGATTCGCTTCCATCACTTCAGAGGCGGTTCCTGTTCCTGTGGTGATTACTGGTGA